One segment of Lytechinus variegatus isolate NC3 chromosome 13, Lvar_3.0, whole genome shotgun sequence DNA contains the following:
- the LOC121426737 gene encoding gastrin/cholecystokinin type B receptor-like: protein MEQYSESIQSSSVIDHVNATIASDWSWTPIKWSWWIIIQLVLAILGISGNLLVILVLFQRRSYRKPTDILIGGLAAADFITSIFMIPQPKLSGVPDTILGEIACKLIYSSVFLWISISCSVFTLTAISIERYIAVVHPFQFKHWVTPKKIAIWFVIIALAAIAINSRTFGTTWVDGEHGKCTHRYSDKGVQTFSGIMVFLVLFIIPTLIMLVSYSLIARSLRIRSKQYKLQHSVQKSGHGSGPSDRLLIARNKVIKLMFVVIVTFIVCWAADSVALLAYNMRWVERSYLYSNVYHVLVVMAYFNTCANPLIYAIHYPEFRQAVKDLFCGSGTVRSSLFGKDYNLTTKGRVYVNAIV, encoded by the coding sequence ATGGAGCAATATTCAGAATCTATACAGAGTTCATCGGTCATAGATCACGTGAACGCAACCATTGCTTCTGATTGGTCGTGGACCCCGATCAAGTGGTCTTGGTGGATAATCATCCAATTAGTGCTGGCTATCTTGGGGATATCGGGGAATCTCTTGGTCATTCTTGTTCTATTTCAGCGTAGATCTTACCGGAAGCCTACCGATATTCTAATTGGCGGTCTCGCAGCCGCCGATTTCATCACGTCCATCTTCATGATTCCTCAACCGAAGCTATCAGGCGTCCCCGATACCATCCTGGGCGAGATCGCCTGCAAACTGATATATTCATCTGTATTCCTATGGATATCGATCAGCTGCTCCGTTTTCACTCTCACTGCTATCTCGATAGAACGATATATCGCGGTGGTCCACCCTTTCCAATTCAAACACTGGGTGACGCCAAAGAAAATCGCCATTTGGTTTGTTATTATCGCCTTGGCAGCGATCGCGATAAACAGTCGCACGTTCGGTACAACCTGGGTTGACGGCGAACATGGGAAATGTACACATAGATACAGCGACAAGGGTGTTCAGACATTTTCTGGAATCATGGTGTTCTTGGTCCTCTTTATCATCCCCACTCTTATAATGCTAGTGTCTTACTCCCTCATCGCCCGCAGCTTACGCATAAGGTCCAAGCAGTATAAGCTCCAACATAGCGTCCAGAAGAGCGGCCATGGGTCAGGTCCATCAGACAGGCTCCTGATCGCCAGGAACAAGGTCATCAAGCTCATGTTCGTCGTCATCGTCACGTTCATCGTCTGCTGGGCAGCGGATAGCGTGGCTCTCCTGGCCTACAACATGCGATGGGTGGAGCGGTCCTACCTCTACAGTAACGTCTATCATGTTCTTGTCGTGATGGCGTATTTCAACACGTGCGCAAACCCACTCATTTATGCCATCCACTACCCGGAATTCAGGCAAGCCGTCAAGGACCTGTTCTGTGGCTCTGGAACCGTCAGATCTTCCCTGTTTGGAAAGGACTATAATCTGACCACGAAAGGCAGGGTCTATGTTAACGCTATCGTCTGA